The Methylomicrobium agile genome has a segment encoding these proteins:
- a CDS encoding Uma2 family endonuclease: MPDFNAGRPIVFRNLDEKISHPFSLINHNCMAGNLTRKFGNHLEGKPCTPFMADMKVRLGRDYVYPDVVVDCSKMSGSDMFSENPALIVEVLSKSTRKTDTAVKLLRYINLPSLQEYVLIEPDFVWMRWFASRNRPTVGS, from the coding sequence ATGCCGGATTTTAATGCCGGCAGGCCTATTGTATTCCGAAATCTCGACGAGAAAATATCTCATCCCTTTTCACTCATAAACCATAACTGCATGGCCGGCAATTTGACGCGCAAATTCGGCAATCACCTGGAAGGAAAACCGTGTACACCTTTTATGGCCGACATGAAAGTCCGGCTCGGTAGGGACTACGTTTATCCGGATGTCGTCGTCGATTGCAGCAAAATGAGCGGTTCCGACATGTTTTCGGAAAACCCGGCGCTGATCGTCGAAGTGCTGTCGAAGTCAACCCGAAAAACCGATACGGCGGTGAAACTTTTACGCTACATCAACCTGCCGTCATTGCAGGAATATGTCTTGATCGAGCCGGATTTTGTTTGGATGAGGTGGTTTGCTTCGCGAAACCGCCCTACAGTAGGTAGCTGA